The proteins below come from a single Capricornis sumatraensis isolate serow.1 chromosome 14, serow.2, whole genome shotgun sequence genomic window:
- the C14H1orf159 gene encoding uncharacterized protein C1orf159 homolog yields MALRRAVFLAGLLVEVASRASGTAGQQPECCVDAGDINATCPGTSLCGPGCYGRPAEDGSVSCIQCRNGTHNSSECRGLAGRGAQFPVNKSAGMPGRQNVGAPQVAASLFLGTFLISSGLILSVAAFFYLKRASKLPKVFYGRNRAPALQPGEAAVMIPPPQSSVRKPRYVRRERPLDRDVGPTTVSSVEARVSNV; encoded by the exons ATGGCACTCCGGCGTGCCGTCTTCCTGGCTGGCCTCCTGGTGGAAGTTGCTAGCAGAGCCTCAGGAACTGCG GGTCAGCAGCCTGAGTGCTGTGTGGATGCGGGAGACATCAACGCCACCTGCCCAGGCACTAGCCTGTGTGGCCCAG GCTGCTACGGGCGCCCGGCCGAGGATGGGAGCGTCAGCTGCATCCAGTGCAGGAACGGAACCCACAACAGCTCCGAGTGCAGAGGCC TTGCCGGCCGAGGTGCACAGTTCCCTGTGAACAAGAGCGCAGGGATGCCTGGGCGGCAGAATGTCG GGGCCCCTCAGGTGGCCGCCTCCCTCTTCCTGGGGACATTTCTCATCAGCTCGGGCCTCATCCTCTCTGTGGCTGCATTCTTCTACCTCAAGCGAGCCAGCAAGCTGCCCAAGGTCTTCTATGGAAGAAACAGAG CTCCCGCCCTGCAGCCTGGCGAAGCC GCCGTGATGATTCCCCCACCTCAGTCCTCAG TGAGGAAGCCGCGCTACGTCCGGCGTGAGCGGCCCTTGGACAGAGATGTAGGCCCCACCACTGTCTCCTCTGTGGAGGCCCGAGTGAGCAACGTCTGA
- the RNF223 gene encoding RING finger protein 223, whose protein sequence is MSSSPQVWHTTMPPTSRSSPTATVPRSPSSASSPRSPGTPGSEKVASPLECSICFSGYDNIFKTPKELSCTHVFCLECLARLAAAQPTGQPGSETVPCPFCRQPTAVPAAGAPALRTSRHLQARMPVHLRQEEPVWLEGTKLCYYPPPSVPGPVEPGFMCVDIGPSKPAEPAVPVPTPGPAHRRGPLARCWARCRDWRRVALITALLLVLFCVVLWPVQCALKTGSLRCLPRPPSTATTTSSLRSLADN, encoded by the coding sequence ATGTCGTCAAGCCCACAGGTGTGGCACACGACCATGCCGCCTACCAGCAGGAGCAGCCCCACAGCCACAGTGCCCAGGTCCCCCAGCTCAGCCAGCAGCCCCAGGTCTCCGGGCACCCCAGGCTCAGAGAAAGTGGCCTCCCCTCTGGAGTGCTCCATCTGCTTCTCGGGCTATGACAACATCTTCAAGACACCCAAGGAGCTCTCCTGCACCCATGTCTTCTGCCTGGAGTGCCTGGCACGGCTGGCGGCTGCCCAGCCCACAGGCCAGCCAGGTAGCGAGACTGTGCCCTGCCCATTCTGCCGGCAACCCACAGCTGTACCCGCTGCTGGAGCCCCTGCGTTGCGCACCAGCCGCCACCTGCAGGCCCGGATGCCAGTGCACCTGCGGCAGGAGGAGCCCGTGTGGCTAGAGGGCACCAAGCTGTGCTATTACCCACCGCCCTCTGTGCCTGGCCCAGTGGAGCCTGGCTTCATGTGCGTGGACATAGGCCCAAGCAAGCCCGCTGAGCCTGCTGTGCCTGTGCCCACCCCAGGCCCCGCCCACCGTCGGGGGCCCCTGGCCCGCTGCTGGGCACGCTGCAGGGACTGGAGGCGCGTGGCACTCATCACAGCCCTGCTGCTCGTGCTCTTCTGTGTGGTTCTCTGGCCCGTGCAGTGTGCACTCAAGACTGGGAGCCTGCGCTGCCTCCCCCGGCCGCCctccaccgccaccaccacctcctCGCTCCGGTCCCTGGCAGACAATTAG